One genomic segment of Ostrinia nubilalis chromosome 20, ilOstNubi1.1, whole genome shotgun sequence includes these proteins:
- the LOC135081851 gene encoding protein unc-79 homolog: protein MDGSPIRTSLPLQTALATAFCYLISSMDDINVYVAQRATLYIGTVHDNAIDLLLFCLETQFDLVIVDRPMVLQCIYQLHNTLSDRRILTWEFFLNRFEALLLEANINSNKTVDFTNLRG, encoded by the exons ATGGACGGATCTCCCATTAGGACGAGCCTGCCTCTACAGACAGCGCTGGCGACCGCCTTCTGCTACCTCATCTCGAGTATGGACGACATCAATGTGTACGTCGCGCAACGGGCTACGCTGTACATCGGGACCGTGCACGATAATGCTATTGAC CTTCTCCTATTCTGCCTGGAGACCCAATTCGACCTGGTCATAGTAGACCGACCAATGGTGCTGCAGTGCATCTACCAGCTGCACAACACGCTCAGCGACCGCCGCATCCTCACGTGGGAGTTCTTCCTCAACCGCTTCGAGGCGCTCTTACTGGAAGCCAACATCAACTCCAACAAGACCGTGGACTTTACCAACTTGAGGG GATGA
- the LOC135081852 gene encoding uncharacterized protein LOC135081852 → MRTLSVRRLAPNGPTKGPYLPQRLCRRIQILGMLRVSAREPNANTLSASFGTKWPYKRTISAPATMPPHPDTRHEREKVYSRQYSAPLLKRKTSRFGLGQLLATPQPLAPQRSNNTHDGFHSLSGRSTEDTLTTVLPKIDLEEADRETTNLLVFLLMQFLSRSDQAHPTEDKAIAKTQELVLKHLFLLLGYNCNEKYFHISPYTLRQSSIFNAFMANLPQVLDQNHVMGACIAEPTLLLLQYCSGGTYGSTNPPAATHSLAALEPHVRRHWLMALLVVLYKYHYSSGPVCNQVVSLVRIVLHTVEAQHHQCKRIPPMIVMPHIPRPRDLSQPSLKTELEATTAAAGSSPLAALERKPKLTAKPHMHTHWEEPAKAANLGEARQGCQVSAATVPGARAKLTAKPHMHTHWEEPAKAANIAYATYLASLKEPAKTVNLGEARQVRQVSGRYCPAGARAKLTAKPHMHTHWEEPAKAAKYKQWSLEQESSESELIAIPETSDKSDTTVHGSTAPGSFDEPSHYEDPPPKIETPAASSHPPLNKISVTVRKPCSHLEVIQRELLDHSGQQYFTRYGAVVQWRWTGRHAPSCPA, encoded by the exons ATGCGAACACTCTCAGTGCGTCGTTTGGCACCAAATGGCCCTACAAAAGGACCATATCTGCCCCAGCGACTATGCCGCCGCATCCAGATACTAGGCATG CTTAGAGTGTCTGCGAGGGAACCGAATGCGAACACTCTCAGTGCGTCGTTTGGCACCAAATGGCCCTACAAGAGGACCATATCCGCCCCGGCGACTATGCCGCCGCACCCAGATACCAGGCATG AGCGCGAGAAAGTGTACTCCCGTCAGTACTCCGCGCCGTTGCTCAAACGCAAGACTTCGAGGTTCGGCTTGGGGCAGCTTCTGGCCACGCCGCAGCCTTTGGCACCGCAACGCTCTAACAATACTCATG atgGATTCCATTCCTTGTCCGGTCGTTCGACAGAAGATACGCTAACAACAGTGCTGCCTAAAATTGATCTCGAAGAAGCTGACAGAGAGACCACTAATCTGCTCGTCTTTCTACTGATGCAGTTCTTGTCCAG gTCAGATCAAGCCCATCCCACCGAAGACAAGGCAATAGCCAAAACACAGGAGTTAGTACTGAAACATCTCTTCCTTTTGCTCGGGTACAACTGCAACGAAAAGTACTTCCACATCTCGCCATATACTCTAAG GCAATCGTCCATCTTCAATGCATTTATGGCCAACCTACCTCAAGTGTTGGATCAAAACCACGTCATGGGTGCTTGCATTGCTGAACCTACACTGCTGCTACTACag TACTGCAGCGGAGGCACCTACGGCTCTACCAATCCGCCGGCCGCGACTCATTCCTTAGCGGCGTTAGAACCGCACGTTAGGAGGCATTGGCTGATGGCGCTACTGGTGGTTTTGTACAAG TACCACTACAGCAGCGGTCCTGTGTGCAACCAAGTGGTGTCGCTGGTGCGGATAGTCTTGCATACCGTGGAAGCGCAGCATCATCAATGCAAACGGATCCCGCCGATGATTGTTATGCCGCATATACCGCGCCCTAGAG ATCTCAGCCAGCCGTCTCTCAAAACAGAGTTAGAAGCGACAACCGCGGCGGCCGGCAGCAGCCCGCTGGCAGCCCTGGAGCGCAAGCCCAAGCTGACCGCCAAGCCACACATGCACACGCACTGGGAGGAGCCCGCCAAGGCCGCCAA CCTTGGAGAAGCCCGGCAAGGTTGCCAAGTGAGTGCTGCTACTGTCCCTGGAGCGCGAGCCAAGCTCACCGCCAAGCCGCACATGCACACGCACTGGGAGGAGCCCGCCAAGGCCGCCAA CATAGCCTACGCCACATACTTGGCATCCTTGAAGGAGCCCGCCAAGACCGTCAA CCTTGGAGAAGCCCGCCAAGTCCGCCAAGTGAGTGGCCGCTACTGTCCCGCCGGAGCGCGAGCCAAGCTCACCGCCAAGCCACACATGCACACGCACTGGGAGGAGCCCGCCAAGGCCGCCAa ATATAAACAATGGAGTTTGGAACAAGAATCATCCGAAAGCGAGCTGATAGCAATTCCAGAGACCAGCGACAAATCTGATACTACTGTCCATGGGAGCACTGCGccg GGATCCTTCGATGAGCCTTCTCACTACGAGGACCCGCCGCCTAAGATCGAAACGCCGGCCGCCTCATCTCATCCACCGTTGAATAAGATTAGT GTTACTGTTAGAAAACCGTGTTCTCATTTGGAAGTAATACAGAGGGAACTTTTGGACCACAGTGGGCAGCAGTACTTCACCAGATACGGCGCCGTCGTCCAATGGCGATGGACTGGCCGCCACGCACCATCATGCCCGGCATAG